CTCGGCATCCGTCAACCGTAGGTCGCCCGCGAGGATCGGATCCACTTCCTCGGGCGCCAGGACGTGAATCACGTGGACGTCAAAGCGGCGCTCGAGCAGCGCCTTGAGCCCGCGCTCGTAGCCCGCCGGATCCAGCAGATCGGAGATCAGCACGGCCACGCCCGCCTCGCGCGAGCGGAGCGCGTAGGCGGCCAGGCCCTCGCTGAGCCCGGTCGGGCCGCCCGCGCGGAGCCTCCCAGCGAAGTCGAGGAGCGAGAGGAACTGTCCGCGGCCGCGCGTGGGGCTCCAGCCCTCGGCCATGCGGTCGCGCACGACCGCGACACCCACCCGCTCGAGGTTGACGAGGCCCACGAAGCCGAGAGCCGCGGCGAGCCGGGCGGCGTAGCGGAGCTTGGACGGCTCGCCGAAGCTCATGGAGTTCGAGCCGTCGAGGAGGAGGTGGAGGCAGAGGTCTTCCTCGTCGACGAAGAGCTTGAGATAGAGGCGGTCCAGGCGGCCGTAGATATTCCAGTCGACGTAGCGCAGGTCGTCACCGACGCCGTACTGCCGGTAGTCGGAGAACTCGACGCTCATGCCCTTGCGCTGGCTCTTGCGCTCGCCGCGCGCCCGGCCGCGGAAGGCGCGGCGCGAGACGAGCGCCAGCCGCTCGAGCTGCGTCAGGAACTCTGACGAGAGAAGGTCCTGCCCCCGGGTCGCGGTGGCCACGCGCTATTTCTCGTCGAGCGCCTTGAAGTAGTCCTTCACCTGCTCGTGGTAGTCGCGCGGGACCTGCTCCCGGACGATGTCCTCCTCCATCTGCTTGCGGTACTGGCCAAGCACGCCCATGTACTGAAGCCGCGAGGGCACGTTCCCTCCGCGCCCCAGGAGGTTCGTGTCCATCCCGTCCTTGCGGCCTGACCGTGCCTCGCCCTCGACGCCGACGTCGAAGGGATTCGTGTTGAGGCGCTGGCTCGGGTCGCCCTTGCGATTGGCGCTCTTGCCCTTGCCGGGCAGCGACCCCTCGCCTTCGGGCCAGTCCCCCTCGTCTCCGGGCGCGCCGCCCGGGCCGCGCTCGCCGCGGCGACCGCCTCGCCGCTGGTCCTCGCGGCCGCCGCGGAGGCCCTTGCCGTCGCGCCCCTTCTCCTCCATCGAACGGAGCTTGTTGAGCGCGCGCTCCATGGCCTCCATGGCACGGTCGCTCTGTCCTCCCTCGAGCGCGTCCATGCCCTCGTTGAGGTCGCCCTGGTAGCTCGGGTCGCCCTTGCGGCCGAGGCGCTCCATCTCGCGCAGGAGCTCGCGCAGCTTGTCGGGTGAGAACTGGTCGCCCTTGAGCCCACCGCGAAGGGACTTGGCCTTCTGGAAAACCATGCGCTGCTGGCTCTGGGTGAAGTCGCGCTGGAGGTCGGGCAGGCGGTCGATCCGCTCGAGCATGCGGATGCGCTCGTCGCCCTTCTTCAGGAAGGCGTTGAAGTCGGGCGTCTGCCCCGCGAGCGAGGTGTCCTTGAAGACGGCCGAGATGTCGCCGGGCTGGGTGGCGCTGCCGGCCCCCGCGCGCGGACCGAACATCCTCTCCTGGACCTCCGCGCGGCGGGCGTCTTCGCGCTTGGCGGCGCGCGGACGCTCCTGGCTTTCGAGGCTGCCCGCGCGCTCCTGCTGCTTCTCCTCGTCGTCCTGGCGCGCGCCCGAGAGGCTGGGCAGGGCGCCCTGGGGAAGCGGGATGGCCGGCGCCAACGCCAGCGCGATACCGAGAGCCAGCGGGATCGGGACGAAGCGCGCCTCGCGCGGGATGCGGCGTGGGATGACGCGGCGGCCTTCCAAAGCCTG
This genomic window from Candidatus Rokuibacteriota bacterium contains:
- a CDS encoding DUF58 domain-containing protein, encoding MATATRGQDLLSSEFLTQLERLALVSRRAFRGRARGERKSQRKGMSVEFSDYRQYGVGDDLRYVDWNIYGRLDRLYLKLFVDEEDLCLHLLLDGSNSMSFGEPSKLRYAARLAAALGFVGLVNLERVGVAVVRDRMAEGWSPTRGRGQFLSLLDFAGRLRAGGPTGLSEGLAAYALRSREAGVAVLISDLLDPAGYERGLKALLERRFDVHVIHVLAPEEVDPILAGDLRLTDAETGEVRDLTMDGEAMGDYRQRLGEFLARAESFCRANEITYHRVTTDTPVEEMVLRQLKGLLLA